One Stigmatella aurantiaca genomic region harbors:
- the ftsZ gene encoding cell division protein FtsZ → MDQFEQNKQAAKIRVVGVGGAGCNAVNTMILAKLERVDFIAANTDVQALAANKSPTRLQIGQTLTKGLGAGANPEMGREAALESRDQIAAVLEGADMVFVTAGMGGGTGTGAAPIIADIAKSLGCLTVGVVTKPFLFEGNKRRKQAEQGLVELKAAVDTLITIPNQRLLTLSTEPMPLLETFKRADEVLLNAVQGISDLIQYHGYINVDFADVKTIMSDKGLALMGTGCSSGDKRALNAMQQAISSPLLEDVSIDGATGLLINITGGRDMTLQEVNEALTLVHDAADNEAEIIFGSLIDEQIQDEVKITIIATGFVHREMKQQRVVVTQTTPVPLVNRPSSSVLSVAREEVATLVPAKSGGRSLSSVENKSITSSRTAVVKDAALPLDEDQFDIPTFLRRQGQTEMP, encoded by the coding sequence ATGGACCAGTTCGAGCAGAACAAGCAGGCCGCGAAGATTCGTGTTGTTGGCGTGGGGGGAGCTGGCTGTAACGCCGTCAACACGATGATCTTGGCCAAGCTGGAACGGGTCGACTTCATCGCCGCGAACACCGATGTGCAGGCCCTGGCCGCCAACAAGTCGCCCACGCGGCTTCAGATCGGCCAGACGCTGACCAAGGGCCTGGGCGCGGGCGCCAACCCGGAGATGGGCCGCGAGGCCGCCCTGGAGTCCCGGGACCAGATCGCCGCCGTGCTCGAGGGCGCGGACATGGTGTTCGTCACCGCGGGCATGGGCGGTGGCACCGGCACGGGCGCCGCGCCCATCATCGCGGACATCGCCAAGAGCCTCGGCTGCCTCACGGTGGGCGTCGTCACCAAGCCCTTCCTCTTCGAGGGCAACAAGCGCCGCAAGCAGGCCGAGCAGGGCCTCGTGGAGCTCAAGGCCGCCGTCGACACCCTCATCACCATCCCCAACCAGCGGCTGCTCACCCTGAGCACCGAGCCCATGCCGCTCCTGGAGACCTTCAAGCGCGCCGACGAGGTGCTCCTCAACGCCGTGCAGGGCATCTCGGACCTCATCCAGTACCACGGCTACATCAACGTGGACTTCGCCGACGTGAAGACCATCATGAGCGACAAGGGCCTGGCGCTCATGGGCACCGGGTGCTCGTCCGGTGACAAGCGCGCGCTCAACGCCATGCAGCAGGCCATCAGCAGCCCGCTGCTGGAGGATGTGTCCATCGACGGCGCCACCGGCCTGCTCATCAACATCACCGGCGGCCGCGACATGACGCTTCAGGAGGTCAACGAGGCGCTCACCCTGGTGCATGACGCCGCCGACAACGAGGCGGAGATCATCTTCGGCTCGCTCATCGACGAGCAGATCCAGGACGAGGTGAAGATCACCATCATCGCCACGGGCTTCGTGCACCGCGAGATGAAGCAGCAGCGCGTGGTGGTCACGCAGACCACGCCGGTGCCGCTCGTCAACCGCCCGTCCTCCTCGGTGCTCAGCGTGGCGCGCGAGGAAGTGGCCACCCTGGTGCCCGCCAAGTCCGGCGGGCGCTCGCTCTCCTCGGTCGAGAACAAGTCCATCACCAGCTCGCGCACCGCGGTGGTGAAGGACGCGGCGCTCCCGCTGGACGAGGATCAGTTCGACATCCCCACCTTCCTGCGGCGGCAGGGACAGACCGAGATGCCCTGA